The following coding sequences lie in one Sulfuricurvum sp. genomic window:
- a CDS encoding ferritin-like domain-containing protein encodes MAKRGISILKGIEAQTVIDVLNKAYCDEWLAYYQYFIESKVVKGIMKDAVMAELNLHAADELRHATMVCGRIIQLGGTPILHPSEWLTHSNCKYDAPTNPDVRAILDQAISGEQCAITTYSNLLELTREKDIVTYDLISQILADEVEHEEDLQSLFDDIEEFIEQFKQ; translated from the coding sequence ATGGCAAAACGTGGAATCTCAATCCTCAAAGGGATCGAAGCACAAACAGTAATCGATGTACTCAATAAAGCATACTGTGATGAATGGCTCGCATATTATCAATATTTTATAGAATCCAAAGTAGTCAAAGGGATTATGAAAGATGCTGTAATGGCAGAATTAAATCTTCATGCTGCTGATGAACTTCGCCACGCTACTATGGTATGCGGACGTATTATACAACTGGGAGGCACTCCGATACTCCATCCATCCGAATGGCTTACTCATTCAAATTGCAAATACGATGCCCCTACCAACCCCGATGTTCGTGCGATTTTAGATCAAGCTATTTCGGGTGAGCAATGCGCTATCACCACCTATTCAAATCTTTTGGAACTGACTCGTGAAAAAGATATCGTCACCTATGATCTTATATCACAAATTTTGGCAGATGAAGTAGAGCATGAAGAGGACTTACAATCACTTTTCGACGATATCGAAGAGTTTATTGAACAATTTAAACAATGA